One segment of Streptomyces bathyalis DNA contains the following:
- a CDS encoding 4-(cytidine 5'-diphospho)-2-C-methyl-D-erythritol kinase, translating into MSDEHVSAADGVTARVPAKVNVQLAVGGLRPDGFHGLANVFLAVGLYDEVTASPAAELRVTVSGPDARHVPLDDSNLAARAARLLAERHGRAPHVSLHIVKDIPVAGGMAGGSADAAGALLACDALWGTRTPRDELLACCAELGSDVPFALVGGAALGQGRGELLTPVETGGTFHWVFALADGGLSTPAVYRECDRLRETSGTGAGIDSVPEPRPSQRLFDALRTGDAEELAISVSNDLQPAALSLRPSLSDTLKTGTAAGALAALVSGSGPTCAFLASDARSAEAIASALEESGHCRSARTTTAPAPGATLIHG; encoded by the coding sequence GTGAGTGACGAGCACGTGTCCGCCGCGGACGGGGTGACCGCGCGGGTGCCCGCGAAGGTCAACGTCCAGCTGGCGGTGGGGGGTCTGCGCCCCGACGGCTTCCACGGGCTGGCCAACGTCTTCCTCGCCGTCGGGCTCTACGACGAGGTCACCGCGAGCCCTGCCGCAGAGCTGCGGGTGACGGTCTCCGGCCCGGACGCCCGTCACGTTCCGCTGGACGACAGCAACCTGGCTGCTCGGGCGGCCCGCCTTCTCGCCGAACGGCACGGCCGCGCGCCGCACGTGAGCCTGCACATCGTGAAGGACATCCCCGTCGCGGGCGGCATGGCGGGAGGCAGTGCCGACGCGGCGGGTGCGCTGCTGGCGTGCGACGCGCTGTGGGGCACGAGGACGCCGCGGGACGAACTGCTCGCGTGCTGCGCGGAGTTGGGGTCCGACGTGCCGTTCGCCCTCGTCGGCGGCGCCGCGCTCGGTCAGGGGCGCGGCGAGCTGCTGACGCCGGTGGAGACCGGCGGGACGTTCCACTGGGTGTTCGCCCTCGCCGACGGCGGACTGTCGACACCGGCCGTCTACCGGGAGTGCGACAGGCTGCGGGAGACCTCCGGCACGGGCGCGGGGATCGACTCCGTGCCCGAACCACGGCCGTCCCAGCGGCTGTTCGACGCGCTGCGCACGGGCGACGCGGAGGAGCTGGCCATCTCCGTCTCCAACGACCTTCAGCCGGCGGCGCTTTCGCTGCGCCCGTCGCTGAGCGACACGCTCAAGACCGGCACCGCGGCGGGCGCTCTGGCGGCGCTGGTCTCCGGCTCGGGCCCGACGTGCGCGTTCCTGGCGTCGGACGCGCGGTCGGCGGAGGCGATCGCCTCCGCGCTGGAGGAGTCCGGGCACTGCCGCTCCGCTCGCACGACCACCGCGCCGGCGCCCGGTGCGACCCTGATCCACGGCTGA
- a CDS encoding helix-turn-helix domain-containing protein, producing MAHSAGRSWAGEPETSDSLKSFGAIVKVFRERAGITQDALAALVQYSHPMISSIEQGRRLPPPDFVEKAEEALDAFGVLRAAAQHVGRQPGLATWFREWARLEKEAVNLCTYECRLVPGLLQTETYARAVFDNSLPPLTDTQLELQVTARTERQRLLTERPGTPFSFIIEESVLMRRLGGAATTREQLEHLLERGTLRNVEIQVVPADREEHACLDGPVALLETPYHRWLGYSEGQKNGRLISDAKDVSVLQMRYAKMRSQALSHAESTSLLKRMRGAL from the coding sequence ATGGCGCACAGCGCGGGCAGGTCGTGGGCCGGGGAGCCGGAGACGTCGGACAGCCTCAAGTCCTTCGGCGCGATCGTGAAGGTCTTCCGGGAACGGGCGGGGATCACGCAGGACGCGCTGGCAGCGCTGGTGCAGTACTCGCACCCCATGATCAGCTCGATCGAGCAGGGCCGCCGCCTGCCGCCGCCCGACTTCGTCGAGAAGGCCGAAGAGGCGCTGGACGCCTTCGGCGTGCTGCGTGCGGCGGCCCAACACGTGGGGCGCCAGCCGGGGTTGGCGACCTGGTTCCGTGAGTGGGCGCGGCTGGAGAAGGAGGCCGTCAACCTGTGCACGTACGAGTGCCGCCTGGTCCCCGGACTGCTCCAGACCGAGACGTACGCGCGTGCCGTGTTCGACAACAGCCTGCCGCCGCTGACCGACACGCAGCTCGAATTGCAGGTCACCGCCCGGACGGAGCGGCAGCGGCTGCTCACCGAGCGGCCCGGCACGCCGTTCAGCTTCATCATCGAGGAGTCCGTCCTGATGCGGCGGCTGGGCGGTGCAGCCACCACCCGTGAGCAGCTCGAACACCTCCTGGAGCGGGGCACGTTGCGGAACGTGGAGATCCAGGTCGTGCCCGCCGACCGGGAGGAGCACGCGTGCCTCGACGGTCCCGTCGCGCTGCTGGAGACGCCGTACCACCGCTGGCTCGGCTACAGCGAGGGCCAGAAGAACGGCCGGCTGATCTCCGACGCGAAAGACGTCAGCGTGCTCCAGATGCGTTATGCCAAGATGCGCTCACAGGCTCTCTCCCATGCCGAATCGACGAGCCTGCTGAAGCGGATGCGAGGAGCGCTATGA
- the rsmI gene encoding 16S rRNA (cytidine(1402)-2'-O)-methyltransferase, which yields MTGTLVLAGTPIGDVADAPPRLARELEAADIVAAEDTRRLRRLTQALDVQPRGRIVSYFEGNEAARTAELAEALEGGSRVLLVTDAGMPSVSDPGYRLVSAAVERGVGVTAVPGPSAVLTALAVSGLPVDRFCFEGFLPRKAGERRTRLREAADERRTLVYFESPRRLEETLRAMADVFGGERPAAVCRELTKTYEEVRRGSLDELAGWAAEGVRGEITVVVGGAPERRGEELDAAELARRVAVREEAGERRKEAIAAVAQQVSVPKREVFDAVVAAKNAARG from the coding sequence GTGACAGGGACGCTCGTACTCGCCGGAACACCCATCGGGGACGTCGCGGACGCTCCGCCGCGCCTCGCCCGCGAACTCGAGGCGGCCGACATCGTCGCCGCCGAGGACACCCGGCGGCTGCGGCGCCTCACGCAGGCACTGGACGTGCAGCCGCGGGGGCGGATCGTGTCGTACTTCGAGGGCAACGAGGCGGCCCGCACGGCCGAGTTGGCAGAGGCCCTGGAGGGCGGTTCGCGCGTGCTGCTGGTGACGGACGCGGGCATGCCTTCGGTGTCCGACCCGGGGTACCGGCTGGTGTCCGCGGCGGTGGAGCGAGGTGTGGGTGTCACGGCGGTGCCCGGGCCGTCCGCCGTGCTGACGGCGCTTGCGGTGTCGGGCCTTCCCGTCGACAGGTTCTGCTTCGAGGGCTTCCTGCCGCGCAAGGCCGGCGAGCGGCGTACGCGGCTGCGCGAGGCGGCGGACGAGCGCCGCACCCTCGTCTACTTCGAGTCGCCGCGACGGCTGGAGGAGACGCTGCGGGCCATGGCGGACGTCTTCGGCGGCGAGCGGCCCGCCGCGGTGTGCCGTGAGCTGACCAAGACGTACGAGGAGGTCCGGCGGGGTTCGCTGGACGAGCTGGCCGGCTGGGCCGCCGAGGGCGTACGCGGCGAGATCACCGTCGTGGTGGGCGGCGCCCCCGAGCGCCGCGGCGAGGAGCTGGACGCCGCGGAGCTGGCCCGCAGGGTCGCCGTGCGCGAGGAAGCGGGCGAACGCCGCAAGGAAGCGATCGCCGCCGTGGCACAGCAGGTCAGCGTGCCCAAGCGGGAGGTCTTCGACGCGGTGGTGGCCGCGAAGAACGCGGCTCGCGGGTAA
- a CDS encoding SDR family NAD(P)-dependent oxidoreductase has product MRRFEGYAALVTGAGQGIGAAVCRRLAAEGARVTVTDLDGARAERAAEAIRADGGEAAATACDVGDRAAVEAAVALAVRNFGRLDVLVNNAYSCNPDAALLEDEPDDVWDRDLDITLTGAFRCARAAMPHLAAAGGRGAIVNIGSVNGIQDFGNHAYSAAKAGLASLTRTLAGDGGPRGVRVNLVAPGTVHTDAWAGRDAALERLAALYPLGRVGRADDIAAAVAFLASPDAEWITGVTLPVDGGITSVNSAFPQALSVPDEPGRTG; this is encoded by the coding sequence ATGCGGCGGTTCGAGGGTTACGCGGCGCTGGTCACCGGTGCGGGGCAGGGGATCGGCGCGGCCGTCTGCCGTCGCCTGGCAGCGGAAGGCGCGCGAGTGACGGTGACCGATCTCGACGGTGCGCGGGCCGAGCGCGCCGCCGAGGCGATCCGCGCCGACGGCGGCGAGGCCGCGGCCACGGCGTGCGACGTGGGCGACCGTGCGGCCGTGGAGGCAGCGGTCGCGCTGGCCGTACGGAACTTCGGCCGGCTGGACGTCCTCGTCAACAACGCCTACTCCTGCAACCCCGACGCGGCGCTGCTGGAGGACGAGCCGGACGACGTCTGGGACCGCGACCTCGACATCACACTCACCGGTGCCTTCCGCTGCGCCCGCGCCGCGATGCCGCATCTCGCGGCGGCCGGAGGGCGCGGCGCGATCGTCAACATCGGTTCCGTCAACGGGATCCAGGACTTCGGCAACCACGCCTACAGCGCCGCCAAGGCCGGTCTCGCATCCCTCACCCGCACGCTTGCGGGAGACGGCGGACCGCGCGGCGTGCGCGTCAACCTCGTCGCCCCGGGCACGGTGCACACCGACGCGTGGGCGGGACGCGACGCGGCTCTGGAACGACTGGCCGCCCTCTACCCGCTGGGCAGGGTCGGCCGCGCCGACGACATCGCCGCTGCCGTCGCCTTCCTGGCGTCGCCCGACGCGGAGTGGATCACGGGCGTCACGCTCCCCGTGGACGGCGGCATCACCTCGGTCAACTCCGCCTTCCCGCAGGCCCTGAGCGTTCCGGACGAGCCGGGCCGGACCGGTTAG
- a CDS encoding ubiquitin-like domain-containing protein — MVRPGLPTMYVPPVYASAPASGRRRAYGQPAHGPYPQYPPRAPYPVPRQPVGQPRPMTAPAPAPAPAPAAPPAPPASPSRHRRNPDDTYRPSYEQAEAKRPEGGRAALRRAARERKAAQRPEVLRRLVPQALVVAFLAGGTSAFVAHDKEVRLSVDGSPRTLHTFAGDVGELLSDEGVVLDEHDSVGPSPDRPLSDGDEVAFSHGRPLDLTLDGRRHRVWTTARTVHDALRRLGVRTQGAALSLAPSADIPRSGLRLEVATERTVILLADGEEKSLRTNAGTVLEALTEAGIELDGLDATSAPMDSFPHDGQTITVMRITGSEKVKEERIPFKTVRHADPQLPQGTEVVAREGRTGLRRVTYRLRTVNGVREKPRRIAVEVLRHPRKQIIRVGTLPLPQSVPGADHLNWAALAQCESGNRPGAVDASGHHGGLYQFDTPTWHAVGGSGRPQHAPAHEQTYRAKKLYVSQGASPWPYCGRKLSR; from the coding sequence ATGGTCCGCCCAGGACTTCCCACCATGTACGTGCCGCCGGTGTACGCCTCCGCCCCCGCCAGCGGCAGGCGCCGGGCGTACGGGCAGCCGGCGCACGGCCCGTATCCGCAGTACCCGCCGCGCGCTCCGTATCCGGTGCCCCGGCAGCCAGTCGGGCAGCCCCGGCCCATGACCGCCCCGGCGCCTGCTCCGGCTCCGGCTCCGGCAGCCCCGCCGGCCCCGCCCGCTTCCCCGTCGCGCCACCGACGGAATCCCGACGACACCTACCGGCCGTCCTACGAACAGGCGGAAGCCAAGCGGCCCGAGGGCGGACGCGCCGCCCTGCGACGCGCGGCCCGCGAGCGCAAGGCCGCCCAACGCCCTGAAGTCCTGCGCCGGTTGGTGCCCCAGGCGCTCGTCGTGGCGTTCCTGGCGGGCGGCACCTCGGCCTTCGTCGCGCACGACAAGGAGGTCCGGCTCAGCGTCGACGGCTCGCCCCGCACGCTGCACACCTTCGCCGGTGACGTCGGTGAACTCCTCTCCGACGAAGGCGTGGTGCTGGACGAGCACGACAGCGTGGGCCCGTCCCCTGACCGCCCGCTCTCGGACGGCGACGAGGTCGCCTTCAGCCACGGCCGCCCCCTCGACCTCACTCTCGACGGCAGGCGTCACCGCGTGTGGACCACCGCCCGCACCGTTCACGACGCGCTGAGACGCTTGGGCGTGCGGACCCAGGGCGCGGCTCTGTCGCTCGCCCCGAGCGCCGACATCCCCCGAAGCGGCCTGCGGCTGGAGGTGGCCACGGAGCGCACCGTCATCCTCCTCGCCGACGGGGAGGAGAAGAGCCTGCGCACCAACGCCGGCACGGTGCTCGAAGCGCTCACGGAGGCCGGGATCGAACTGGACGGTCTCGACGCCACCTCCGCACCGATGGACAGCTTCCCGCACGACGGTCAGACGATCACCGTCATGAGGATCACCGGCAGCGAGAAGGTCAAGGAGGAGCGGATCCCGTTCAAGACCGTGCGGCACGCGGATCCCCAACTCCCGCAGGGCACGGAGGTCGTGGCGCGCGAGGGCAGGACCGGTCTGCGCCGCGTCACATACCGGCTGCGTACGGTCAACGGGGTGCGGGAGAAGCCGCGCCGCATCGCCGTGGAGGTGCTGCGGCATCCGCGCAAGCAGATCATCCGCGTGGGCACGCTCCCGCTGCCGCAGTCCGTTCCGGGCGCCGACCACCTCAACTGGGCGGCGCTGGCGCAGTGCGAGTCGGGCAACCGCCCCGGCGCCGTGGACGCCTCGGGACACCACGGCGGGCTCTACCAGTTCGACACCCCCACCTGGCATGCCGTGGGCGGCAGCGGTCGTCCGCAGCACGCTCCCGCGCATGAGCAGACCTACCGCGCGAAGAAGCTGTACGTCTCGCAGGGGGCGAGTCCCTGGCCGTACTGCGGCCGTAAACTGTCCCGGTGA
- a CDS encoding TatD family hydrolase, translating into MPTSTQKPQPAPPLPEPLRVPVADSHTHLDMQEPSVEEALAAAASAGVTTLVQVGCDLERSKWAAETAAAHPSVHAAVALHPNEAPRAAQRGELDSSLTEIEKLAALPQVLAVGETGLDYFRTGEDGIASQQYSFRAHIAIAKRQERALVIHDRDAHADVLRILDEEGAPERTVFHCFSGDADMARHCASRGWFMSFAGNVTFKNAQPLRDALAAAPPELVLVETDAPFLTPAPYRGRPNAPYLVPVTLRAMAETKGMTEDSLAEHVAANTARAFGY; encoded by the coding sequence ATGCCGACTTCCACGCAGAAGCCGCAGCCCGCGCCGCCGCTGCCCGAACCGCTCCGCGTGCCGGTCGCCGATTCGCACACGCACCTCGACATGCAGGAGCCCTCGGTGGAGGAGGCGCTGGCCGCGGCGGCGTCGGCCGGGGTCACCACGCTCGTACAGGTCGGCTGCGACCTGGAGCGCTCCAAGTGGGCGGCGGAGACCGCGGCCGCTCACCCCTCGGTGCACGCGGCCGTCGCCCTGCACCCCAACGAGGCGCCCCGCGCGGCCCAGCGGGGCGAACTGGACTCGTCCCTCACCGAGATCGAGAAGCTCGCCGCGCTGCCGCAGGTGCTCGCCGTCGGGGAGACCGGGCTCGACTACTTCCGCACGGGCGAGGACGGGATCGCCTCGCAGCAGTACTCGTTCCGCGCGCACATCGCCATCGCCAAGCGGCAGGAGCGCGCGCTCGTCATCCACGACCGCGACGCGCACGCCGATGTGCTGCGCATCCTCGACGAGGAGGGCGCCCCCGAACGCACCGTCTTCCACTGCTTCTCGGGAGACGCGGACATGGCCCGGCACTGCGCTTCCCGGGGCTGGTTCATGTCCTTCGCGGGAAACGTCACGTTCAAGAACGCGCAGCCGCTGCGCGACGCGCTCGCCGCCGCACCGCCCGAGCTGGTCCTCGTGGAGACGGACGCGCCCTTCCTGACACCGGCGCCGTACCGCGGACGGCCCAACGCGCCGTACCTCGTTCCGGTCACGCTGCGCGCGATGGCCGAGACGAAGGGCATGACGGAAGACTCGCTGGCAGAGCACGTGGCCGCCAACACCGCGCGCGCCTTCGGGTATTGA
- a CDS encoding DUF397 domain-containing protein, producing the protein MSSGPAWFKSTYSSPDGDNCVEVALSWSKSSYSGTEGDNCVEVAACPGTVHVRDSKDKEGPQLAVAPGAWTAFVSYAAQA; encoded by the coding sequence ATGAGCAGCGGACCGGCCTGGTTCAAGTCGACCTACAGCAGCCCCGACGGCGACAACTGTGTCGAGGTCGCCCTCTCCTGGAGCAAGTCCAGCTACAGCGGCACCGAGGGCGACAACTGCGTCGAGGTCGCCGCGTGCCCCGGCACCGTCCACGTGCGGGACTCCAAGGACAAGGAAGGCCCCCAGCTCGCCGTCGCGCCCGGCGCCTGGACCGCCTTCGTCTCGTACGCCGCACAGGCGTAA
- a CDS encoding AAA family ATPase has product MSRDAIPVLWLCGPPGVGKTAVGWELYSRCARAGTGTAYVDIDQLGMCSPESASDPGRHRMKARNLGALVANFGQSGARRVIVSGVVDAERGPPLDQLPGAAVTVCRLRAGRGDLKRRLEARGSQGDDAAEDALRESDALDAGDFADLCIDTSGLPVAEVARLVRERTGGWPLFTGPGRASAGTRPDGHPVTAADGRILWLCGATGVGKSTVGFEVYQKALRAGHAAAYVDVGQLGFCGPVMADDPGNHRVKARNLAALWQTFRAAGARRLIVVGPVEDEDTIRTYAGELPAATLTLCRLRASRDRLAERILQRGQGGSWAQPGDPLKGRSTAHLLRVADRAAAEADVLERAAIGDLSVDTDRRTVEEVADAVVARTGWTSAAGRAGHTGAARKSR; this is encoded by the coding sequence TTGAGTCGTGATGCGATCCCCGTCCTGTGGCTGTGCGGACCACCGGGCGTCGGCAAGACCGCGGTCGGCTGGGAGCTGTACTCCCGTTGCGCGCGGGCCGGAACGGGAACCGCCTACGTCGACATCGACCAACTGGGCATGTGCTCCCCGGAGTCCGCGTCCGACCCGGGCCGCCACCGGATGAAGGCGCGGAACCTCGGCGCGCTGGTGGCGAACTTCGGGCAGTCGGGCGCCCGGCGCGTCATCGTCTCCGGAGTCGTCGACGCCGAACGCGGCCCGCCTCTCGACCAGCTCCCGGGCGCCGCGGTGACGGTGTGCCGGCTGCGCGCCGGACGAGGTGATCTGAAGCGGCGGCTCGAGGCGCGCGGCTCTCAGGGCGACGACGCGGCGGAGGACGCGCTGCGCGAATCCGACGCCCTGGATGCCGGCGACTTCGCCGATCTGTGCATCGACACCAGCGGCTTGCCGGTGGCCGAGGTGGCGCGGCTCGTACGGGAGCGCACCGGCGGATGGCCGCTGTTCACCGGTCCGGGCCGGGCCTCCGCGGGAACACGTCCCGACGGACACCCGGTGACGGCCGCCGACGGCCGGATCCTCTGGCTGTGCGGTGCGACCGGCGTCGGCAAGTCGACGGTCGGGTTCGAGGTCTACCAGAAGGCCCTGCGCGCCGGGCACGCCGCGGCGTACGTCGACGTCGGCCAACTCGGCTTCTGCGGCCCCGTCATGGCCGACGACCCCGGCAACCACCGGGTCAAGGCCCGGAATCTGGCGGCCCTGTGGCAGACCTTCCGCGCGGCCGGGGCCCGGCGCCTGATCGTCGTCGGCCCGGTCGAGGACGAGGACACGATCAGGACCTACGCCGGCGAACTGCCCGCCGCCACGCTCACGTTGTGCCGTCTCCGCGCCTCACGTGACCGACTGGCCGAGCGGATCCTGCAGCGCGGGCAAGGTGGCAGCTGGGCGCAACCGGGCGACCCGCTGAAAGGGAGATCCACCGCGCACCTGCTCCGGGTCGCCGACAGGGCGGCGGCGGAGGCCGACGTCCTGGAACGCGCCGCGATCGGCGACCTGTCCGTGGACACCGACAGGCGCACCGTCGAGGAGGTCGCCGACGCCGTCGTGGCCCGGACCGGATGGACGAGCGCGGCCGGACGGGCAGGCCACACCGGGGCGGCCCGCAAGTCCCGCTGA
- the rsmA gene encoding 16S rRNA (adenine(1518)-N(6)/adenine(1519)-N(6))-dimethyltransferase RsmA has translation MGAADIRELAGAMGVRPTKQRGQNFVIDANTVRRIVRTADIHADDVVLEVGPGLGSLTLALLQSADRVVAVEVDDTLAAGLPATVEARLPHRAGHFTLVHADAMDVTRLPGPQPTALVANLPYNVAVPVLLNMLAAFPTLRRGLVMVQAEVADRLAAAPGSRVYGVPSVKAAWYCEVKRAGAIGRNVFWPAPNVDSGLVSLVRRDPPRTRASREEVFAVVDAAFAQRRKTLRSALARWAGSAAAAEEALTGAGVSPRARGEQLTVEEFAAIAEQRTEHEENAA, from the coding sequence ATGGGCGCCGCGGACATCCGTGAGCTGGCGGGCGCGATGGGTGTGCGGCCCACGAAGCAGCGCGGGCAGAACTTCGTCATCGACGCGAACACCGTGCGCAGGATCGTGCGCACGGCGGACATCCATGCCGACGACGTGGTGCTGGAGGTCGGGCCCGGCCTGGGCTCGCTGACCCTGGCGCTCCTCCAGAGCGCCGACCGCGTCGTCGCCGTCGAGGTCGACGACACGCTCGCTGCCGGCCTTCCGGCCACCGTCGAGGCCCGACTGCCGCACCGCGCCGGGCACTTCACGCTCGTGCACGCGGACGCGATGGACGTGACGCGGCTGCCGGGGCCGCAGCCGACCGCACTGGTCGCCAACCTCCCCTACAACGTGGCCGTTCCGGTGCTGCTGAACATGCTGGCGGCCTTCCCGACGCTGCGCCGCGGCCTTGTCATGGTCCAGGCGGAGGTCGCCGACAGGCTGGCGGCGGCGCCCGGTTCGCGGGTCTACGGCGTGCCGTCGGTCAAGGCCGCCTGGTACTGCGAGGTGAAGCGGGCGGGCGCGATCGGCCGGAACGTCTTCTGGCCCGCACCGAATGTGGACTCCGGCCTGGTCTCGCTCGTACGGCGTGATCCGCCGCGCACGCGTGCCTCGCGCGAGGAGGTGTTCGCCGTCGTGGACGCGGCGTTCGCGCAACGCCGCAAGACGCTCCGGTCGGCCCTCGCACGGTGGGCCGGTTCCGCGGCGGCGGCCGAGGAGGCGCTGACCGGCGCGGGCGTCTCGCCGCGTGCGCGCGGGGAGCAGCTGACGGTCGAGGAGTTCGCCGCGATCGCGGAGCAGCGCACCGAGCACGAGGAGAACGCCGCGTGA
- a CDS encoding dolichyl-phosphate-mannose--protein mannosyltransferase has protein sequence MTTSETAAESRPAQTQDAQPTWQARLRRFGYSGRPRVGTRERLVQPFPKPDLRFGAAFGLSPLAAARLARWSAWGAPLLVALVAGMIRFWQLGTPHAVIFDETYYAKDAWSLFQYGYEGSWPDKANDQILAPDQKIPLSPEGAYVVHPPAGKWIIGLGEAMFQLNPFGWRFMTALLGTLSVLMLCRIGRRLFRSTVLGCLAGALMAVDGLHFVMSRTALLDLVLMFWVLAAFGCLLLDRDRTRAKLADALPSAASADVPVVAPHGNRYAGPAVAAPPPGDGADVRPDPETGGRLRFGLRPWRLAAGLCLGLGFATKWNGLYILAAFGLLTVLWDMGARRTAGAPRPFLAVLRRDALPAFASTVAVAFTTYVVSWTGWFATSGGYFRDWAEKDGAGGPWGWLPGPLRSLWHYEAEVYDFHVGLTSGHTYESNPWSWLILGRPVSYFYESPKAGHDGCPAQTEGCAREVLALGTPLLWWAACFAVLYALYRWLLRRDWRAGAVLCGIAAGYLPWFMYQERTIFLFYAVVFVPFLCLALSMMIGALAGPPGVGERRRTAGIVASGVLVLLIVWNFVYFWPIYTGQTIPMDAWRDRMWFETWI, from the coding sequence GTGACCACCAGCGAGACCGCCGCCGAGAGCCGGCCCGCGCAGACCCAGGATGCCCAGCCCACGTGGCAGGCCCGCCTGCGGCGCTTCGGCTACTCCGGACGTCCCCGGGTCGGCACACGCGAGCGCCTGGTGCAGCCGTTCCCGAAGCCGGACCTGCGCTTCGGCGCCGCCTTCGGGCTCTCACCGCTGGCGGCCGCCCGCCTCGCGCGCTGGTCCGCCTGGGGCGCACCGCTCCTGGTCGCGCTCGTCGCCGGCATGATCCGCTTCTGGCAGCTGGGCACGCCGCACGCCGTGATATTCGACGAGACGTACTACGCGAAGGACGCCTGGTCGCTCTTCCAGTACGGCTACGAGGGCAGCTGGCCGGACAAGGCGAACGACCAGATCCTCGCCCCGGACCAGAAGATCCCGCTCTCGCCCGAGGGCGCCTACGTCGTCCACCCGCCCGCCGGGAAGTGGATCATCGGGCTCGGCGAGGCGATGTTCCAGCTGAACCCCTTCGGGTGGCGTTTCATGACGGCGCTGCTCGGCACGCTGTCGGTGCTCATGCTCTGCCGCATCGGCAGGCGCCTCTTCCGCTCCACCGTCCTGGGCTGCCTCGCCGGTGCGCTGATGGCCGTAGACGGGCTGCACTTCGTGATGAGCCGCACGGCGCTGCTCGACCTGGTGCTGATGTTCTGGGTGCTGGCGGCCTTCGGCTGTCTGCTGCTGGACCGGGACAGAACCCGGGCGAAGCTCGCGGACGCGCTGCCGTCGGCGGCGTCCGCGGACGTGCCCGTGGTCGCGCCGCACGGAAACCGCTACGCGGGTCCTGCCGTGGCGGCCCCGCCGCCCGGTGACGGTGCGGACGTGCGTCCCGACCCGGAGACCGGCGGGCGCCTGCGCTTCGGCCTGCGCCCGTGGCGGCTGGCCGCCGGGCTCTGCCTCGGCCTCGGCTTCGCGACCAAGTGGAACGGCCTCTACATCCTGGCGGCCTTCGGCCTGCTGACCGTCCTGTGGGACATGGGGGCCCGCCGTACGGCAGGAGCCCCCCGGCCCTTCCTCGCGGTGCTCCGCCGTGACGCGCTACCGGCGTTCGCCTCCACGGTCGCCGTCGCATTCACCACCTACGTCGTGTCCTGGACGGGCTGGTTCGCCACCTCCGGCGGCTACTTCCGCGACTGGGCGGAGAAGGACGGCGCCGGAGGACCGTGGGGATGGCTGCCCGGACCGCTGCGCAGCCTGTGGCACTACGAGGCCGAGGTCTACGACTTCCATGTCGGACTGACCTCGGGTCACACGTATGAGTCGAATCCGTGGAGCTGGCTGATCCTCGGACGCCCGGTCTCGTACTTCTACGAGTCGCCGAAGGCGGGCCACGACGGCTGCCCGGCCCAGACGGAGGGATGCGCCCGCGAAGTGCTCGCGCTGGGCACGCCGTTGCTGTGGTGGGCGGCCTGCTTCGCGGTCCTGTACGCGCTCTACCGCTGGCTGCTGCGGCGCGACTGGCGCGCGGGCGCCGTGCTGTGCGGCATCGCGGCAGGCTATCTGCCGTGGTTCATGTACCAGGAGCGGACGATCTTCCTCTTCTACGCGGTCGTCTTCGTGCCGTTCCTCTGCCTCGCGCTGTCCATGATGATCGGCGCGCTTGCGGGGCCACCGGGCGTGGGCGAACGCAGACGCACCGCCGGCATCGTCGCCTCCGGCGTCCTGGTGCTGCTCATCGTGTGGAACTTCGTGTACTTCTGGCCGATCTACACGGGGCAGACGATCCCGATGGACGCCTGGCGCGACCGGATGTGGTTCGAGACCTGGATCTGA